The DNA window AACGATCACATATTCAATTCCGGGGGCGCCAATGATCTCACCAGGCAGATCACCTGAAAGCTCCAATTCTCCCAGAGTCATGATCTCTTCCAGGTATCCTACTTGTCCAGCCAGCCGATAGAGAATCTTGGCCTTTTCAATCTGATCCAAATCTCCGGTATAGATGGCTTCAAGAGTAAGTGAGCTTCCCTCGATAGCTTCCTGGGGAGGAATATGGATGATCTCGCCTTGCTGTTGCAACGCGAAGGCATTAATCCCTATCCCCACAAGCAGTATGGTAAGTAACCGTTTCATGTCAGATATCTGTCAGGGTAGTGTTATTCAGCGTATTCGATTATGATAAATTTTTCAGAATTAGTTTCTTCATTGACCATGCGAATCCGAAGTTCGTGAATAGTACTGCCCGTTTCTTCTTCTTCGCCTTCTTCCTCAGGATCGTCGGGAACATCTTCTTCTTCTGTGTCCTCGACTTCGACAGTTCCATCCGGGCTGGAAGCAGCCGTTTCATCAGCACCAACGTTTTGGACGGTGCCACTAATCAGATTCTCGACTTCGACAATACCTTCAACAACAATAAATAAATCACCATTCTCATCACTGGTGACCCACCACTCCGTGCCTTTGACCGATGCCACTGATGTGGGTGTAGCGATCCGAAACTCACCTTTTTGCTTATTAACTGTGGCTTTTACAGTGCCATAATCCAATGAGATCGTTTTAGATATCTTGCCTCGTTCAACAGCTGCCAGGATCTCCATCTCTGAGTTCCCTTTGACTTTGAGCTGACTTTTGTCGTCGAGGAAAAAGATTGCCACAAAACCATCTTCTCCGGTTTTGATCCAGTCATGATTCTTTAGTTGGGTACCCATCACGGCATTGGGACTATAGTCATCCGCATTAAATTTTTTATGGAATGTAGTTCCCCGTGATTTTGCAATCACACCGATGGGTTCCTGAGCAAGAGCATCGGCTGACACAAGGACCAGGAGAATGGTAATAAATGCTATTTTCTTATAATATTTCATGATAAGCCCTCTATTGTGTCGTAATGCTTTCAATCTCATAGGCTCCACTCATTAGTTGAACCAGGAGAGCCCCAAAGTCAGTTGTGTTCATATTCTCACCATCGAGGGTGATCTCAGCACATTCGCCATAGCCCTCCAGTGGGCCGTTGGGTCCAAATAGAATATTGTACTGACTATCGCCAAGAACATTCCGTAGCTGCTGTTGGCAGGGTGTAATGGTTTGACCAGCTTCGGTGATCGTGAAGCCATATATTTCACTATAGGATTCTTCAGCCGCACCGGTTGTCTGACACATTTTTTTAACCTGCCAGGCATATGCCTTACCAACTTCAAGAGGACGTCCATTCACAGCTGAATAATCAAGTTGAAAATTATTTCCCATGGACACGAATGAGCCATCATCCGGAAATGGAAAGGAGGCTTCACTTTGAATGGCATCTGCGGGGGAGCTGTGTTGAATCGGATTATACTCACAGATTCTTATGTAGTAATCATCACAGCCGGTAGAATTCCATTCAAAGTTTGGATAAGTATTACTGATAAACTCGTAGCCCAGGGGCGGAAATATTAGATCGATGTTAGCAGGTTGCTCGATGATGATGATCTTGTGTGGATCAAATCCGATATAATCAACGGAATAGCCAGGTGCCGTAATGTTAAGATTAAACACATATTGGCCATCGGGCATTTTCAGATTGGAGGTCACTTGATTTCTCAGTGATTCAAATTCATCGCCGCTGATAGCATCAAAAGTGTAAGTA is part of the Candidatus Neomarinimicrobiota bacterium genome and encodes:
- a CDS encoding FecR family protein — encoded protein: MKYYKKIAFITILLVLVSADALAQEPIGVIAKSRGTTFHKKFNADDYSPNAVMGTQLKNHDWIKTGEDGFVAIFFLDDKSQLKVKGNSEMEILAAVERGKISKTISLDYGTVKATVNKQKGEFRIATPTSVASVKGTEWWVTSDENGDLFIVVEGIVEVENLISGTVQNVGADETAASSPDGTVEVEDTEEEDVPDDPEEEGEEEETGSTIHELRIRMVNEETNSEKFIIIEYAE